GCATTTGCCGCCGTGATACGAGACATGCGCGTGGTGCCGATGAACGCTCGCCGCGGCTACCGACTCGAGGCGGCGGTTGACGACGCCGACTTTGCCCGGTCTCGTCGCGTACCCGGCAGCACGGCTCGGCTCACGTTCTTTTCGTATCGTAAATCGTATGTGGATTGGGTCAGCATGCGGCTGCGCGCCGGCACGTCTGTGGTGGTCTCCGGTATGCCCAGCGAATACATGGGTCAGCTGCAATTCACGCACCCCGAAATCCTCACTGTCGCGCCCGGGTCGGCCGGAACAGGAGCGGGGCTTGAGGGTTACGCTCGGGGCGCGGCATCCGGCAATGGCGCGTTTGCGGGAAGTACCGATCCGTATGCCAGTGCGCAGTCCGCGTATCCGCCGGCCGCGGCTGCCCCTTCCGGGGCCGCGCTGAAATACGACGCCGATACCGTGCAAGAGGCGCTTACCCGCGTCTGCCGGCCCCGCCCGGTATATCACGCCAGTTCGCGTATTTCATCCGAACATATTCATGAGACGATTCTGGGATTGCTGTGGATGATGGGGGCCCGCACGTCATCCACGCCTGACGGGCAACTCGCTGGCGCTGGGTCAGTCGACATCGTGGCTCCCACGACCGACACCATCGCCGTCCAAAACGGGGAAGAGAAGTCCGGCACGACCGCCGAATCCGGTGCTGAGGCGCTCTCCCGATCCATCCCAGATGTGCTGCCCGAATCGGTGCGCAAGGCCAAGAACCTCATGCATCGGGCTGAGGCGTTCCTGGCCATTCATGATCCGGCCTCCACGGCCCGGTTCAAGGAAGCCATCGAAACCCTGCGCTATGAGGAGGCTTTCGTTTCGCAGACCTCGCTGCTGAAGGCTCGACAGCACGCGCACAAGTCATCGGCGCATCCTTGCCCGCTGAACGAGGCGCTGGAAACAGCTCGAGCGTCGGTGGGCGAAGCGGCCGCGGAGCCAAGCGCACAACCGGGAGCATCGGAGCGCGGTGCTGCGACCAATCTGCCTGATCTGCCCAATTTGCGTGACCGTTTCATCGCCTCGCTGCCGTTCACACTGACAGCCGGGCAGAGTCAGGTGGTGGACGACATCGCGGCCGATCTTGAACGTGACTGGCCCATGCAACGTCTGTTGCAGGGCGAAGTCGGCTCCGGCAAAACCGTGGTGGCGCTCGCGGCCATGCTGCAGGCGGTCGGCGCCGGCTATCAGGCGGTGCTGGTGGCTCCCACTCAGGTGCTTGCCGAACAGCATTACGAGACCATCAGCAAGATGGTGTCGGGGCTGGCCCTTGCACAGCCGGGTGCCAAGGAGACCGATGCCGCGGCCGACGTTGAGGGCGCGATGGGCGCGTCCAGTGCTTCGACAGTCTCTTCTTCCAAGGTGTCTGCGGAAATTCCCGTCACCCTGCTGACCGGTGGCATGAAGCTTGCTGCGCGACGTAAAGCACTTGCTGCGGCCGCCAGTGGCGAGCCGGGCATTATCGTGGCCACGCACGCGGCATTTTCCAAGACCTTCCAAGCCCCGCACTTGGCCTTGGTGGTAATCGACGAGCAGCACCGGTTCGGTGTGGAACAGCGCGAAAGTCTCAACGCCAAAACCGACGACGGCACCACGCCGCATCTACTGGTGATGACCGCCACGCCCATCCCGCGCACTGCCGCCATGACTTGGTTCGGTGATCTCGATATTTCCTGGCTCACCGAA
The window above is part of the Bifidobacterium longum subsp. infantis ATCC 15697 = JCM 1222 = DSM 20088 genome. Proteins encoded here:
- a CDS encoding ATP-dependent DNA helicase RecG, producing MSITMDTTLASLVTNKRRVSALKSLGIVTVGDALTYYPFRVTEPVPLRAIREAAPGQQMAFAAVIRDMRVVPMNARRGYRLEAAVDDADFARSRRVPGSTARLTFFSYRKSYVDWVSMRLRAGTSVVVSGMPSEYMGQLQFTHPEILTVAPGSAGTGAGLEGYARGAASGNGAFAGSTDPYASAQSAYPPAAAAPSGAALKYDADTVQEALTRVCRPRPVYHASSRISSEHIHETILGLLWMMGARTSSTPDGQLAGAGSVDIVAPTTDTIAVQNGEEKSGTTAESGAEALSRSIPDVLPESVRKAKNLMHRAEAFLAIHDPASTARFKEAIETLRYEEAFVSQTSLLKARQHAHKSSAHPCPLNEALETARASVGEAAAEPSAQPGASERGAATNLPDLPNLRDRFIASLPFTLTAGQSQVVDDIAADLERDWPMQRLLQGEVGSGKTVVALAAMLQAVGAGYQAVLVAPTQVLAEQHYETISKMVSGLALAQPGAKETDAAADVEGAMGASSASTVSSSKVSAEIPVTLLTGGMKLAARRKALAAAASGEPGIIVATHAAFSKTFQAPHLALVVIDEQHRFGVEQRESLNAKTDDGTTPHLLVMTATPIPRTAAMTWFGDLDISWLTELPGGRKPIRTVVVNEADAATMGRMFAHIRARVDAGERAYIVCPRIDADDEENEGGSGVSSAAGSASGRAAASGSSARTAAGGRATRAAADAIGIDDPYETFDENGETVARPPLHAVAEIADRLQKLPQFQGIRFATLTGRDKDDVKTQVMADFVGGETPILVSTTVIEVGVDVKQASCIVIFDADRYGLSQLHQLRGRVGRGGTNSWAFLISRAEPGSPAEQRLEVIHHSLDGAEIAQADLEFRGAGDVLGDAQSGGKSSLKLLRVVKDADMIADARTRAEQLLAADPELADEVQLAGAVLDFTRGNETFLTSS